From Bradyrhizobium sp. sBnM-33:
AGCTTTCGATCCCGCGTTATTTTTGAAGCGAGGGATTTGCCCTTCTTAGTAGACAACATTGGGGCGCCGACACTGAACCAGCAGTTGGATATTGTCGCTTTATCTAACTCATTCGCTGATCCGGAAATCCGCTTGGAACTACAGTTAACCTATTCCGGACTACCACCTGCGTATTTGTGAGCGAGAACGTCAATTGACTTGGATTCAATATTTGCCCACTGCCTATTTCGAGGAGGTTCCAATGCGCACTTTGGCTTTGACAATTCTGACGGTGGGTATGGTTTTGGCAGCAGGGCAAGCCCGGGCTCAGGCCTATGATTTTTCGTCCGCGCCTCCTGGGCCGGACAGCTACTGCTTGCAAGGGCGCATATGGGGCTATCCCGGTAATTGCCAATTCTCCAGCTACGCCCAATGCATGGCCAGCGCGAGCGGTACTAACGCCTATTGCGGGATCAATCCCCAGTACGTGTTCGCGCGCCAGCGGCGCGGCGCCTATCGGGACCGATACTGAGCGGCAGTGAAG
This genomic window contains:
- a CDS encoding DUF3551 domain-containing protein produces the protein MRTLALTILTVGMVLAAGQARAQAYDFSSAPPGPDSYCLQGRIWGYPGNCQFSSYAQCMASASGTNAYCGINPQYVFARQRRGAYRDRY